A single Tachypleus tridentatus isolate NWPU-2018 chromosome 9, ASM421037v1, whole genome shotgun sequence DNA region contains:
- the LOC143224978 gene encoding uncharacterized protein LOC143224978: MMFLMWKLVSFLPYFLDYVSTSALPCTFNLLCTCVARQQEISCVSVPFLTLPKLPFKEVYQLTFARTGLQVLNNNSLDGTAVSSLRLMHNDLVTLPIHAFHTSEHLLTSLDVSYNQLNEFPSKAIRKLSYLQWLNLHFNKVEELRRGAFEKLWSRSSLRSIFLSNNHISFIEDGVFRSLWNLSFLDLSNNHISKLEGHPFPSSLTTLSLSENLLDWIPPDAFSNLRSLSILHLGSNLFSSLPEKWKLSVSHMDKLDFSHNLLTKIHSKIFNGTFSVRELSLSYNYVRIIPMRVFRDISIRRLSLANNRLSSISVGAFEGLESILVALDLSFNMLKTFPKALKELNQLQQLYLRGNQIRELEKYDLYACREHLETLDLSRNFLKNVPRTALVTSKTVLHLSLQDNQIKNIYANDFYGWGGALLFLSLANNGINFISQDAFLHTPKLKELKLSYNSLVNVDSRILLPLRHSLKGVELGSLFEPNFDPPELMVKFLDKMEWLQMDHNKISELSSTFFLGLTNLVHCDLEGNSVKLIPENVFRMEVHINLTNVIVSHNELILTNPKTFEKLPRLRSVVLLGNRLELVRYKSFTSCPLLNSVVLSHNHIHTLEPAAFHNLTLLTSVFLQFNKLSRFSFNIFSHVSNSNFPMYVNVSNNLISSLVISQKNESDFGAIHVRTLDLSHNNISQIPDGFFQRVERSLHCLFMSFNSLTIIPSNVFSEAINLQVIHLDHNNITVVRSTDFEGTPPLQILTLSYNNISIISSEAFTALREIRIVDLSYNRIQTLPESAFVGTKLERINLSHNVIVRPPLRSFSPVRYSLRFIDVSANYISVIQTDEVNPLYMLYSLNLSCNKLTDLAVGSLMNLTQLIDLDFSHNPLLRLDGGPLYPLRSLRSFNLKNTSLSELSFFPLSRLKTLTLANNLLRNISNFAFRHLRQLRHLDLSHNQIQEVPRHLWIHVPDLHTLDISHNPIEVLGTVSFKGLKRLVQLDMRGLTLKYVDSRALYELRFLETFKTSTYANVRSFRLHDFLQKSVSLQRVVVEVEESTLSHQIQWTFGAKLRDLTITGHNLQHVLPDAFLGLHHTHELILRITGTGVARLPVQLLRYLADVRYLTLDLRENRLQKLDPGVLRPAEDETGGPDGTKHITGGVLLENNPWKCDCDLIWLSNWLRRWMRETLRVQVLHFDAALYVYNLARKGTCTIPGTNTEIPIIDLRLKDINCLENEHNTAATRNIHLMGPFVICGVVFMHRYSHYVS, translated from the exons aTGATGTTCCTGATGTGGAAACTTGTTAGTTTTCTGCCGTATTTCTTGGATTATGTGTCTACGTCAGCCCTGCCTTGCACTTTCAATCTATTATGTACATGTGTCGCTAGGCAACAAGAAATCAGTTGTGTGAGTGTGCCATTCCTAACGCTTCCAAAGCTTCCATTTAAAGAAGTCTATCAATTGACGTTTGCACGAACTGGACTACAGGTGCTAAATAATAACTCACTAGATGGCACTGCTGTGTCTTCTCTTAGATTAATGCACAATGATTTAGTAACTCTACCAATTCATGCATTCCATACATCAGAGCATCTTCTGACCTCGTTAGATGTGAGTTATAATCAACTTAACGAATTTCCTTCTAAAGCAATTAGAAAACTCTCTTACCTTCAAtggttaaatttacattttaataaagtgGAGGAACTCCGGCGAGGAGCTTTCGAAAAACTTTGGTCACGTTCTTCTCTACGTAGCATATTTTTAAGCAACAACCATATTTCATTTATTGAAGATGGTGTTTTTAGAAGTCTTTGGAACCTCTCGTTTCTGGATCTCTCCAACAATCACATTAGCAAGCTAGAAGGTCATCCTTTTCCAAGTTCTTTGACGACATTATCTTTATCCGAAAATCTGCTGGACTGGATTCCTCCAGATGCTTTTTCTAATCTCAGAAGTCTAAGTATACTTCATCTGGGTAGTAATCTCTTTTCGTCTCTTCCTGAGAAATGGAAGTTATCCGTAAGCCATATGGATAAATTAGATTTCAGTCACAATCTTCTGACAAAAATACATAGCAAGATTTTTAATGGGACTTTTTCTGTACGGGAACTTAGTTTGAGCTATAACTATGTTAGGATTATACCGATGAGAGTTTTTCGAGACATTTCCATACGACGGTTATCTCTAGCAAATAACCGATTGTCTTCCATATCCGTTGGGGCTTTCGAAGGCTTAGAATCCATTCTGGTCGCATTAGATTTGAGCTTCAACATGTTGAAAACATTTCCCAAAGCCTTAAAAGAACTGAACCAACTTCAGCAACTGTACTTACGCGGGAATCAGATTCGAGAACTGGAGAAGTACGACTTATATGCGTGTCGAGAACACTTGGAGACCTTAGATCTCTCAAGAAACTTTCTCAAGAATGTTCCGAGAACAGCTTTAGTGACTTCCAAGACGGTTCTGCATTTAAGTCTTCAGgataatcaaattaaaaacatatatgcaAATGATTTTTACGGTTGGGGTGGCGCTCTGCTATTTTTGAGTTTGGCTAACAACGGTATTAATTTCATCTCACAAGACGCTTTTCTTCACACTCCGAAACTAAAAGAACTGAAACTTTCTTATAATAGTCTCGTTAACGTTGATTCCAGAATCTTACTTCCCCTTAGACACTCGTTGAAAGGTGTAGAACTGGGATCTCTTTTTGAACCTAACTTCGATCCTCCCGAATTGATGGTGAAATTCTTAGATAAAATGGAATGGCTTCAAATGGATCACAACAAGATTTCAGAGTTATCTTCAACGTTTTTCTTGGGTTTAACGAACCTAGTTCACTGCGACCTAGAAGGAAACAGCGTGAAATTAATTCCAGAAAACGTATTCAGAATGGAGGTTCATATTAATTTAACTAACGTAATTGTGTCTCATAATGAACTGATTTTAACAAATCCGAAAACTTTCGAGAAACTTCCACGGCTTCGGAGCGTTGTGTTGCTAGGTAACCGACTGGAGCTCGTGCGATACAAATCGTTCACAAGCTGCCCTTTATTGAATTCCGTTGTCTTATCCCATAACCACATTCATACTCTCGAACCTGCCGCTTTTCACAACCTGACTCTTCTAACCAGTGTATTTCTACAGTTCAATAAATTATCGagattttctttcaatattttcagCCACGTGAGCAACTCAAACTTTCCGATGTATGTGAATGTTTCCAATAACCTAATAAGTTCGTTAGTAATATCGCAGAAGAACGAAAGTGATTTTGGTGCTATTCACGTTCGAACTTTGGATCTTAGCCATAACAACATATCGCAAATTCCTGATGGCTTTTTCCAACGCGTAGAAAGGTCTCTTCATTGTTTATTTATGTCGTTTAATAGTCTGACTATAATTCCATCAAACGTGTTCTCGGAGGCCATCAATCTTCAGGTCATTCACTTAGACCACAATAACATCACAGTTGTTAGGTCCACGGACTTTGAAGGCACACCACCTCTTCAGATTCTAACCTTAAGCTACAATAACATTTCTATAATTTCGTCAGAGGCCTTTACGGCCCTACGAGAAATTAGAATTGTAGACTTGAGTTACAATAGAATTCAGACATTACCAGAAAGTGCCTTTGTGGGTACAAAATTGGAAAGGATTAATCTATCTCATAACGTAATCGTCCGTCCACCTTTAAGGAGCTTCTCTCCTGTTAGATACTCCTTGAGATTTATAGACGTCTCAGCTAATTATATTTCTGTGATTCAAACTGATGAGGTAAATCCTTTATATATGTTGTATTCCTTAAACTTATCCTGCAACAAGTTAACAGATTTAGCGGTAGGTTCTCTTATGAACTTGACGCAACTTATTGATCTCGATTTTTCGCATAATCCCTTGTTGAGGCTTGACGGAGGACCTTTATATCCACTCAGGTCATTACGttcgtttaatttaaaaaacacgtCTTTATCTGAACTGTCTTTTTTTCCATTGTCTCGGTTGAAAACGCTGACACTTGCAAACAACCTGttgagaaatatttcaaattttgcatTCCGCCATCTGCGACAGCTGCGACACCTAGACCTGTCTCATAATCAAATACAGGAAGTTCCTCGCCACCTATGGATTCACGTGCCGGACCTTCACACCCTAGATATCTCCCATAATCCAATTGAAGTATTGGGAACAGTAAGTTTCAAGGGTTTAAAACGACTGGTACAGTTGGACATGCGCGGCTTAACTCTGAAATATGTGGACTCTCGTGCGTTATATGAACTCAG GTTTTTGGAGACGTTCAAAACCAGTACCTACGCTAACGTTCGATCATTTCGACTTCACGATTTTCTTCAAAAGTCAGTTTCGCTCCAACGCGTGGTCGTCGAAGTTGAAGAATCAACTTTATCACATCAAATCCAGTGGACCTTTGGCGCCAAACTGCGTGACCTTACTATTACTGGGCACAACTTGCAGCACGTGCTACCCGATGCATTTTTAGGCTTACATCACACACATGAGCTTATACTAAGAATCACTGGAACAGGTGTTGCTCGACTACCAGTTCAGTTACTGCGCTACCTAGCAGACGTCAGATACTTGACTTTAGATTTAAGAGAAAATCGTCTGCAGAAACTGGACCCTGGGGTTCTTCGACCAGCAGAAGATGAAACAGGAGGACCTGATGGAACAAAACACATAACAG GGGGCGTCTTATTGGAAAACAACCCATGGAAGTGTGATTGTGATTTGATCTGGCTCTCTAATTGGCTGCGACGATGGATGAGGGAAACGCTGCGAGTTCAAGTACTGCATTTTGATGCAGCTTTATATGTGTACAATCTAGCAAGAAAAGGCACTTGCACGATCCCTGGAACAAATACCGAAATACCAATCATTGATTTAAGACTTAAAGATATTAACTGTTTAGAAAATGAACATAATACAGCCGCAACGAGGAATATCCATCTTATGGGGCCTTTTGTAATATGCGGAGTAGTTTTCATGCATAGGTATTCTCATTATGTGTCATGA